The genome window CCATTATCGGTGATTGTAATGATTACGTTTGACTTAACGGAACGTATGGAAAGTTCTAACTGCCCGCCCTTTTCCATTGCTTCAAGCGCATTTTTGGTTAAATTAAGTAATACTTGTTTCATTTGATCGGCGATTCCGAGAATATAAATGTCTTGGTCAGATATCTTTTCTGTATATTTTACATTATATAAATTTGCTTCCGAAACGATAAGCGGATTAAGTTCTGCGATGATTAATTTTAAGTTTATTTTTTGCTTATTTTGTGCAGTTGGCTTTCCTAAGATAAGGAATTGACTTACGATTTCATTTATCCGTACAATTTCTTTTTGGATAATAGAAAAATAAAACTGGTCTTGCTGATCATGATATTTCTCACTTAATAATTGAATGAGACCTTTGATACCAGTTAGAGGATTCCTAATTTCATGTGCAGAACTAGCGGCTAAATTGCCGACAAGTTCTAATTTTTGAATTTCGTTTTGTTTTGCTTCTTCTTCTCTTATTTTACGATGATAGTAAAGAATTAAAAGCATATAAAAGAAATGGAAAATCACCATAAAAAAAAGAAGGACCCATATTTTCGATTTTACGATATTCCAAATATGTGGTTTTTCTAATTCCACAATGATGGTCCAAGGCAGGCGATCAATGGGCATACTTATAACTTCTTTTTTATTGATTGATGCACCATCATTTATATAAAAAATGCGTTCTTTTTGTTCATTCATAATGGCGATGTTTTCCTCTGAGGATAGCATTTTCGTGATATTTATTAAGTGATCGACACGGAGATAAGCAGTTATAATTGAATTTAATTGATTATGGTCACTGATAATAGGCATGGCAATACCGATTACTTTCTGACCGTTGCTTAATACTTCCTCTCTATTAGAAATCACTAAGTCCTTTGAATTAATAACTTCCATTATATAATCCTCTTCAGAGATATCAATCGAATCATACGTATCATTAACCCCAGCAATTGTTTTACCTGAACTATCAAGTAAGAATATACCACCATAAATATGCTCATTCGTAAACACTTTTTTTAATAGGTTATTAATTTCTTCTGCTGAATCGGTATTAGTTTGAATGGAGAGACTTAGAATATTTAAAGAAGAGACGATTTTGTTTATATAAGAGTCCCATTGTCTTTGGTGAATAGAGGCCACCCATTCTGCATGAGCCTTATTTTTTGCTTCTTCTCTATTTACTTGGTAATAAAAAAATAGAATAGTTGTAATAAGGATCGGAATAACGACAATTGCAAAATATAAAAGCTTTTTGTGTGTGTTTATTTTCATCAATAGATTCTCCATAGGGTAATTCCAATATATAGATATAATTATAACATGAAATAGAGAAAGCTCAATGAAGGGGAAGGTTTTCATCTGGAAATTGACAAAAGACCTAGGGAATAATATAATTTATCTGAATTCGAGATAGTGAATTATATACTAATAAGGGAAGTTTATAAATGGCAAAAAAAGATATCGATCAATCATTAAAGTTATATATTGTATTATCACGTGCTTATCGAGCAATAAATGAAAATGTTAATAAGGCAATCACGGCAAACGGCTTGAATCCGACAGAGTTTGCAGTCCTGGAATTGCTGTATCATAAAGGCGATCAGCCGCTACAGCAAATTGGGGGAAAGATTTTGTTAGCAAGTGGGAGCATCACTTATGTGGTAGATAAATTAGAGGAAAAAGGATATTTAAAAAGGGTTGCCTGCCCAACTGATAGACGAGTTACATTTGCACAAATTACTGATAATGGTAAAGGATTAATAGAGAGTATTTTCCCAAATCATGAGCAAAGAATTCATGAAATCATGTCTGAATTGACACCAGATGAAAAAGATACTGCAATTGAATTAATAAAAAGACTTGGATTATCTGTTGGGGATAAATAGGACAAGAAAAACTTATTATAAGCGAGTATTTCAGAAGGAAGATTTATTTTGATAGGAAATAAATCTTTCATTATGAATATTCGCTTTTTTGTATTGGTCTTCCTAGATTTCATGTATAATTAGAGAAGCCAGTTAAAAATGGAGGGATATAAAAGAATGAAGTTTTCGGAATTTACATACAAAAGACCAGATATAAATGAATTTACAATTAGAATGGACGAATTATTAGTAGAGTTTAATCAGGCAGAGCATTTAGATCAACAAATGGCAGCAATGGAAAAAATAAATGAGCTTAGAAATGACATTTCTACTATGTTTAATTTATGCTATATCCGCCATTCTGTTGATACAAATGATGAGTTTTACCAGCAAGAACAAGATTATATCGATGAGATATCACCAAAGGTAGAAGGGCTTATTACAAAGTATTATCAAGCGCTTGTTCAATCTAAATTTAAACCAGAATTAGAAGAAAAATGGGGCAAGCAATTATTTGCATTAGCAGAAGCGCAACTAAAAGTATTCTCAGAGGATATCGTTGAATTACTTCAGCAAGAAAATAAACTCTCTACTGAATATACTAAGCTTGTTGCCTCTGCCAAGATTTTGTTTGAAGGGGAAGAAAGAACACTGGCACAATTACAGCCATTTACAGAATCAAAAAATCGCGAGACGAGAAAGGCAGCAAGTGAAGCCCGGTTTGCTTTTTTCCGTGAACATGAAGAGCAGTTAGATAGAATATACGATGATATGGTGAAGGTTCGGACAGAAATTGCTAATAAGCTAGGCTATAAAAACTTCGTCGAGTTAGGTTATGATCGTATGTATCGCACAGATTATAATGCAGATATGGTTGCGGCTTTTAGAAAACAAGTTGAAGACTATATCGTCCCCCTTGCAACTAAATTAAAAGAAAGACAAAGGGAGAGAATCGGAGTTGACTCCTTAAAATTTTATGATGAACCATTCGAATTTGTAACTGGAAATGCAGCTCCTAAAGGAGATTCAGAGTGGATCGTTGAAAATGGACAAAAGATGTATAATGAATTATCAAAAGAAACGGGTGATTTCTTCTCTTATATGAGAGAAACAGAATTAATGGATTTGGTCGCTAAAAAGGGAAAAGCTGGTGGTGGCTATTGTACTTTTATCGAAAATTATAAAGCACCATTTATTTTCTCAAACTTTAATGGTACATCAGGCGATATTGATGTCTTAACCCATGAAGCAGGTCATGCATTTCAAGTGTATTCTAGCGGCGGCTTTGCTATCCCAGAATACTATTGGCCAACATATGAAGCAGCAGAAATTCATTCCATGAGTATGGAGTTTTTCACATGGCCATGGATGGATTTATTCTTTAAAGAAGATGTAGAAAAATATAAGTTTTCTCATTTAAGTTCTGCCCTGCTATTCCTTCCGTATGGAGTATCAGTTGATGAATTTCAGCATTGGGTTTACGAAAACCCGACGGCTACTCCATCAGAAAGGAAGCAAGCATGGAGAAAGATAGAAAGAAAATATAGTCCTCATCTTGATTATGATGGAAATGAATATCTGGAAAATGGAGGTTTCTGGCAAAAACAAGGACATATTTATAATTCTCCATTCTATTATATTGATTATACATTAGCACAAATATGTGCCTTCCAATTTTGGAAACGTTCAAGAGAGAATAAAGAAGAAGCTTGGGAAGATTATGTCAAGCTTTGCGGCTTGGGAGGCAGTATGCCATTTACAGAATTAGTCAAAGCAGCTAATTTAATTTCTCCTTTTGAAGAAGGCTGTGTGGAATCTGTAGTAGGGGAAATCGATGAATGGTTAAATTCAGTAGATGACCGTAATTTATAAAAATAAAAACCGTGGGAATAATTCCTCCCACGGTTTTAGCTATTTATTTTTATGATAATGTTTTAGAGAGAACTGGTTTTATTTTAATTTGGTCATCCTCTAGAACAGCTGTTAATTCTGTTACAGATGGATCATCAAGAATAACATCTGCCAGTTGATCTTCTAAATGTTCTTGAATCACTCTTCTTAAAGGACGAGCTCCGAAGCTTGGATGGGTACCGAGTTCAACAATTTTCTCTTTTGCAGTGTCCTCTACATGTAAAGTAATATTCTGTTCTTGCAAGTTTTGAGCAAGTTCTTGTATCAATAAATCAGTAATGCGAAGTAAGTGTTCTTTTTCCAGTGTTTTAAACTCAATAATCGCATCAAAGCGGTTAAGAAATTCAGGTTTAAAGAAGTTTCCTAATGTTTGTAATAAATTACTTTCTTCAATGGCATCATTATTTCCAAAGCCAACCACTTTGTGCTTATGACCAACACTAGCATTACTTGTCATGATAATAACAGAATCCTTGAAGCTTACTGTACGTCCTTGACTATCTGTTAAACGTCCATCTTCTAAAATTTGCAGGAAGATAGATTGGATATCAGGATGTGCTTTTTCGATTTCATCTAGCAGGATAATGCTATATGGATTTCTTCTTACTTTTTCCGTTAATTGTCCTGCTTCTTCATGACCGACATAGCCTGGAGGAGAACCAATTATTTTACT of Niallia circulans contains these proteins:
- a CDS encoding PAS domain-containing sensor histidine kinase, whose translation is MKINTHKKLLYFAIVVIPILITTILFFYYQVNREEAKNKAHAEWVASIHQRQWDSYINKIVSSLNILSLSIQTNTDSAEEINNLLKKVFTNEHIYGGIFLLDSSGKTIAGVNDTYDSIDISEEDYIMEVINSKDLVISNREEVLSNGQKVIGIAMPIISDHNQLNSIITAYLRVDHLINITKMLSSEENIAIMNEQKERIFYINDGASINKKEVISMPIDRLPWTIIVELEKPHIWNIVKSKIWVLLFFMVIFHFFYMLLILYYHRKIREEEAKQNEIQKLELVGNLAASSAHEIRNPLTGIKGLIQLLSEKYHDQQDQFYFSIIQKEIVRINEIVSQFLILGKPTAQNKQKINLKLIIAELNPLIVSEANLYNVKYTEKISDQDIYILGIADQMKQVLLNLTKNALEAMEKGGQLELSIRSVKSNVIITITDNGIGMSNQQLKKIFEPFNTSKETGTGLGLVVCKRIVESFDGEIHISSREKKGTKVNIILPIME
- a CDS encoding MarR family winged helix-turn-helix transcriptional regulator: MAKKDIDQSLKLYIVLSRAYRAINENVNKAITANGLNPTEFAVLELLYHKGDQPLQQIGGKILLASGSITYVVDKLEEKGYLKRVACPTDRRVTFAQITDNGKGLIESIFPNHEQRIHEIMSELTPDEKDTAIELIKRLGLSVGDK
- a CDS encoding M3 family oligoendopeptidase; this translates as MKFSEFTYKRPDINEFTIRMDELLVEFNQAEHLDQQMAAMEKINELRNDISTMFNLCYIRHSVDTNDEFYQQEQDYIDEISPKVEGLITKYYQALVQSKFKPELEEKWGKQLFALAEAQLKVFSEDIVELLQQENKLSTEYTKLVASAKILFEGEERTLAQLQPFTESKNRETRKAASEARFAFFREHEEQLDRIYDDMVKVRTEIANKLGYKNFVELGYDRMYRTDYNADMVAAFRKQVEDYIVPLATKLKERQRERIGVDSLKFYDEPFEFVTGNAAPKGDSEWIVENGQKMYNELSKETGDFFSYMRETELMDLVAKKGKAGGGYCTFIENYKAPFIFSNFNGTSGDIDVLTHEAGHAFQVYSSGGFAIPEYYWPTYEAAEIHSMSMEFFTWPWMDLFFKEDVEKYKFSHLSSALLFLPYGVSVDEFQHWVYENPTATPSERKQAWRKIERKYSPHLDYDGNEYLENGGFWQKQGHIYNSPFYYIDYTLAQICAFQFWKRSRENKEEAWEDYVKLCGLGGSMPFTELVKAANLISPFEEGCVESVVGEIDEWLNSVDDRNL